A single region of the Marinobacter nanhaiticus D15-8W genome encodes:
- a CDS encoding phosphonate ABC transporter ATP-binding protein produces the protein MDAVHLRNLTAAYGGQQVLGPISLDIRPGEHIALVGRSGAGKSTLLNLLYEQVRDRAALVPQEQGLVQSLSVFHNVYMGRLSANPRWYNILNLVWPRRRELEEISPLLERLGIVDKLRKPVEALSGGQKQRTAVARALYQKAAILLADEPVSALDGPLAHVVMGLISEAYATSVIALHDIDLALRYCDRIVGIRDGQIALDDATRRLSPADILPLY, from the coding sequence ATGGATGCAGTGCACCTGCGCAACCTCACGGCCGCTTACGGTGGCCAGCAGGTCCTCGGTCCCATTTCCCTGGATATCCGGCCGGGAGAGCATATTGCCCTGGTCGGGCGCAGCGGGGCGGGTAAATCCACCCTGCTGAACCTGCTCTACGAGCAGGTGCGGGACCGGGCAGCGCTGGTGCCCCAGGAACAGGGGCTGGTCCAGTCCCTGTCCGTCTTCCATAACGTCTATATGGGACGGCTTTCCGCCAATCCACGGTGGTACAACATCCTCAATCTGGTATGGCCACGTCGGCGCGAGCTGGAGGAAATCAGCCCCTTACTGGAACGTCTCGGCATCGTCGACAAGTTAAGAAAACCGGTGGAAGCCCTCTCGGGCGGCCAGAAGCAACGCACCGCCGTCGCCCGTGCGTTGTACCAGAAGGCCGCTATCCTGCTAGCCGACGAACCTGTCTCCGCGCTTGATGGACCGTTGGCCCATGTCGTCATGGGACTGATCTCTGAGGCCTACGCTACCAGCGTTATCGCCCTGCACGATATCGACCTGGCTTTACGTTACTGCGACCGTATCGTCGGCATCCGGGACGGCCAGATCGCCCTGGACGACGCCACCCGTCGGCTCTCTCCCGCCGACATCCTGCCACTGTATTGA
- a CDS encoding putative selenate ABC transporter substrate-binding protein, with translation MLKPFKRALLLSLALVSPVMAETFVFTAIPDADETKLRERFQSVADYLSEQLEVDVRYIPVKSYAAAVSAFRNNQVQLAWFGGLSGVQARALVPGSEAIAQGEEDTQFVTYFIAHKSTGIEPSEELPEAIEGKTFTFGSKGSTSGRLMPEYYIRETFDAAPEEVFSRVGFSGNHSRTIRLVEAGTYEVGAVNYAVWESEIEEGTVDTDAVSVIWETPPYQDYQWTIRGDVNERFGDGFKEKVQQALVNMDDPELLNKFPRSAFIPASNEDYESIRNTAEKIGIID, from the coding sequence ATGCTGAAACCATTCAAACGCGCGCTGTTGCTCTCGCTGGCGCTGGTCTCGCCGGTCATGGCGGAGACCTTCGTATTTACAGCGATTCCGGATGCGGACGAAACCAAGTTGCGTGAACGTTTCCAGAGCGTGGCGGATTATCTGTCCGAACAGCTCGAGGTGGACGTGCGCTATATCCCGGTGAAGAGTTACGCGGCTGCGGTTTCCGCGTTCCGCAACAACCAGGTCCAGCTTGCCTGGTTCGGCGGATTGTCCGGCGTCCAGGCCCGCGCGCTGGTCCCCGGCTCCGAAGCCATCGCCCAGGGCGAGGAAGACACCCAGTTCGTCACGTACTTTATTGCCCACAAGAGCACCGGTATCGAACCGTCCGAGGAACTTCCGGAAGCCATCGAGGGCAAGACCTTCACCTTTGGCTCAAAAGGCTCGACTTCGGGTCGCCTGATGCCCGAGTACTACATCCGTGAAACCTTCGACGCGGCGCCGGAAGAGGTGTTCAGCCGCGTCGGTTTCAGCGGCAATCATTCCCGCACGATCCGCCTGGTTGAAGCGGGCACCTATGAAGTCGGCGCAGTGAATTACGCTGTCTGGGAAAGCGAAATCGAAGAAGGCACAGTCGACACCGACGCCGTCAGCGTAATCTGGGAGACGCCCCCCTACCAGGACTACCAGTGGACCATCCGCGGTGACGTCAACGAACGTTTCGGTGATGGCTTCAAGGAGAAGGTCCAGCAGGCGCTGGTCAACATGGACGATCCCGAACTGCTGAATAAATTCCCCCGGTCCGCGTTTATCCCCGCCAGCAACGAGGATTACGAGTCGATCCGGAATACGGCTGAAAAGATCGGAATCATCGACTGA
- a CDS encoding PhnE/PtxC family ABC transporter permease, whose protein sequence is MFLSPSIRITLCFVGIALLCLFAADLAVTTINPWEDLANLFLGIVTPDFFSLEGIGTALLRTLAFAFTGVALGSAAGFLLALAFRWRIVRVFCAFIRAIHELFWALIFLQFFGFHPLTGVLAIAIPYAGIFAKVYSEILDEVDPTPERVLPTGLNTLSAFLYARIPDALPHLITYTSYRLECGLRSSAVLGFVGLPTLGYYLESSFAQGFYSEVGALLLMFYVLIATLRLWARPKLIPFYVVAAPFFLGDGLPIVWGNVVRFFTEDIVPSPIRDDEGLAGLWTWFSDLALNEALPGIWNTLVLTQIALVLTGIVTLLAFPLISQHFGGPVRRTFGHVLLVIGRSTPEYMLAYILLQLWGPSMLPAVVALALHNGGIIGHLIGRRSNEIALRPDAPHGINRYTYELVPRLYSPFLAFLFYRWEIIMRETAILGILGIYTLGFYVDSAIQNIQFDRAIVLILVTALLNILVDMISRRVRAGLKLKVHHTCEGH, encoded by the coding sequence ATGTTCCTGTCTCCCTCGATCCGCATTACGCTCTGCTTTGTCGGCATCGCCCTCCTGTGCCTGTTTGCAGCAGACCTGGCAGTGACCACGATCAATCCGTGGGAAGACCTGGCCAACCTGTTCCTTGGCATCGTGACACCGGATTTCTTCTCCCTCGAAGGTATTGGCACCGCCCTGCTGCGCACCCTGGCCTTCGCGTTCACCGGTGTGGCGCTTGGGAGTGCTGCCGGCTTCCTGTTGGCACTGGCTTTCCGCTGGCGCATCGTCCGCGTCTTCTGTGCCTTTATCCGCGCGATCCATGAGCTGTTCTGGGCGCTTATCTTCCTGCAGTTCTTCGGCTTCCATCCTTTGACCGGCGTGCTGGCGATCGCCATCCCCTACGCAGGCATCTTCGCCAAGGTCTATTCGGAAATTCTCGATGAGGTGGACCCCACGCCGGAGCGGGTATTGCCGACCGGCTTAAACACGCTATCCGCGTTCCTCTACGCACGCATACCGGATGCCCTGCCACACCTGATCACCTACACGTCCTACCGGCTCGAGTGCGGCCTGCGCTCGAGCGCGGTGCTTGGCTTCGTGGGACTGCCGACGTTGGGCTACTACCTGGAGTCATCCTTCGCCCAGGGGTTCTACTCCGAAGTGGGCGCCCTGTTGCTGATGTTCTACGTGCTGATCGCGACGCTACGGCTCTGGGCTCGCCCCAAGTTGATTCCCTTCTATGTGGTGGCGGCGCCTTTCTTCCTGGGCGACGGCTTGCCTATCGTCTGGGGCAACGTGGTGCGGTTCTTTACCGAGGATATCGTGCCCTCGCCGATTCGCGACGATGAAGGCCTGGCGGGACTCTGGACATGGTTTTCGGACCTGGCACTGAACGAGGCGCTTCCCGGCATCTGGAATACGCTGGTGCTGACCCAGATCGCCCTGGTGCTGACCGGAATAGTGACGCTGCTGGCCTTTCCATTGATCTCGCAGCACTTCGGCGGTCCGGTGCGGCGCACTTTCGGCCATGTCCTGCTCGTGATTGGCCGCTCCACGCCGGAATACATGCTCGCCTACATTCTCCTGCAACTCTGGGGACCATCCATGCTGCCGGCCGTCGTCGCCCTGGCGCTGCACAACGGCGGCATCATCGGCCACCTGATCGGCCGCCGCAGTAACGAGATTGCGTTGCGGCCGGACGCGCCCCACGGTATCAACCGCTACACCTACGAACTGGTGCCCCGCCTATACAGCCCGTTCCTCGCATTCCTGTTCTATCGCTGGGAAATCATCATGCGCGAAACGGCGATACTTGGCATTTTGGGAATCTACACCCTGGGCTTTTATGTGGACAGCGCAATCCAGAACATCCAGTTCGACCGCGCGATCGTGCTGATTTTGGTCACGGCCCTGCTGAACATCCTGGTCGATATGATCTCACGCCGTGTGCGTGCCGGGCTGAAGCTCAAAGTCCATCACACCTGCGAAGGCCATTAA